A genomic segment from Chloroflexota bacterium encodes:
- a CDS encoding ABC transporter ATP-binding protein, translated as MQQAMPVISIHNVTKTYQMGHVLVKALQGVNLTVERGEMLAVMGPSGSGKSTMMNIIGCLDVPTGGRYLLEGEDVREMNDNQLASIRQGKIGFVFQTYNLLQRATALANVEMPLMYGNGRNRRARALEALDRVGLAHRAKHMPTELSGGEQQRVGIARALVKEPSILLADEPTGNLDTRSSDEIMTVIQGLNRNDGLTIVLVTHETDIAQHTNRIVSFRDGLVVDDAPVAQPLLAGQHA; from the coding sequence ATGCAGCAGGCAATGCCGGTCATCTCCATCCACAACGTCACCAAGACGTACCAGATGGGCCACGTTCTGGTGAAGGCCCTGCAGGGCGTCAACCTGACCGTGGAGCGTGGGGAGATGCTTGCGGTGATGGGGCCGTCGGGGTCCGGGAAGTCGACCATGATGAACATCATCGGCTGCCTGGACGTGCCCACGGGCGGGCGGTATCTGCTGGAGGGTGAGGACGTCCGGGAGATGAACGACAACCAACTTGCGTCCATACGCCAGGGCAAGATCGGGTTTGTGTTCCAGACGTACAACCTGCTGCAGCGGGCCACGGCGTTGGCCAACGTGGAGATGCCGCTGATGTACGGGAACGGACGAAACCGGCGCGCCCGGGCGCTGGAGGCGCTCGACCGGGTGGGGCTGGCGCACCGGGCGAAGCACATGCCGACGGAGCTGTCCGGCGGCGAGCAGCAGCGCGTGGGCATCGCGCGGGCGCTGGTGAAGGAGCCGTCGATCCTGCTGGCGGACGAGCCGACGGGAAACCTGGACACGCGGTCGAGCGACGAGATCATGACTGTCATCCAGGGGCTGAACCGCAACGACGGCCTCACCATCGTGCTGGTGACGCATGAGACGGACATCGCGCAGCACACCAACCGCATCGTCTCCTTCCGCGACGGGCTGGTGGTGGACGACGCGCCGGTGGCGCAGCCACTTCTCGCGGGGCAACACGCATGA
- a CDS encoding DsbA family protein yields the protein MGLDRLTKLQDEYPVEIETRAFFLRPDIPPGGRERQPRPGEQPGGDLNEPLRTYAQEAGFIMRRSPHTPYTVPALEATEYAKAMGLEMPFHHACFRALWERGEDIEKTEVLTAVAEEVGLDPRGLEEALQKRTYAEAVQESYQQAISYGINGIPAFTIGRYLFTGAHPYDFFKQVMDRVLQEGVGAG from the coding sequence ATCGGCCTGGACAGGCTGACCAAGCTCCAGGATGAGTATCCCGTCGAGATAGAGACGCGCGCGTTCTTCCTTCGGCCGGACATCCCGCCGGGCGGCAGGGAGCGGCAGCCTCGGCCGGGCGAGCAACCGGGCGGCGATCTGAACGAGCCCCTTCGCACCTACGCCCAAGAGGCCGGCTTCATCATGCGGCGCAGCCCGCACACGCCGTACACGGTGCCCGCGCTGGAGGCGACGGAGTATGCCAAGGCGATGGGGTTGGAGATGCCCTTCCACCACGCGTGCTTCCGCGCGCTGTGGGAGCGCGGCGAGGACATCGAGAAGACCGAGGTGCTTACGGCTGTCGCGGAGGAGGTCGGGCTGGACCCGCGTGGGCTGGAGGAGGCACTGCAGAAGCGCACGTACGCCGAGGCCGTGCAGGAGAGCTACCAACAGGCGATCAGCTACGGCATCAACGGCATCCCGGCCTTTACCATCGGCCGTTACCTCTTCACCGGCGCACACCCGTACGACTTCTTCAAGCAGGTGATGGACCGGGTGCTGCAGGAGGGCGTGGGCGCCGGCTAG
- a CDS encoding ABC transporter permease, with protein sequence MTPLTTLLTALDALNSNKLRSGLTLLGIIIGVTAVIALTAIGNGAQETITARIQSLGTNLLFVRPGASTSAFGFAGAAGSAATLTLEDSEALMDPALASYVVDVAPETSTRSQVVFERENTNTTVVGVTPSYLPVRAYELADGRSISDADVARRSQVAVLASETAEELFGLRHPVGHTIKIGGRPFEVIGLLEPKGGTGFGNQDDRILVPVSTAYYRLGAQRTAGGEITVQNINVQIASEDVSDAATEQISNILRLRHRITDEDDFTVTSQVETIETLEETTQTFVIFLGAIASIALLVGGIGIMNIMLVSVTERTREIGIRKAMGAKRRDILSQFLVEAVLLSLTGGIIGVALGYGFTYFFDDVELGGQALNMVFSGDIAIIATAVSGAIGLFFGIYPAMQAARLHPIEALRHE encoded by the coding sequence ATGACGCCGCTTACGACGCTCCTGACGGCGCTGGACGCGCTGAACTCGAACAAGCTGAGGTCGGGGCTGACGCTGCTGGGCATCATCATCGGCGTGACGGCGGTGATCGCGCTGACGGCCATCGGCAACGGGGCGCAGGAGACGATTACGGCGCGCATCCAGTCGCTGGGGACGAACCTGCTGTTTGTGCGGCCGGGGGCGAGCACGAGCGCATTCGGCTTTGCGGGGGCGGCGGGCAGTGCGGCGACGCTGACGCTGGAGGACTCTGAGGCGCTGATGGACCCGGCGTTGGCGTCTTACGTGGTGGACGTGGCGCCGGAGACGAGCACGCGGTCGCAGGTGGTCTTCGAGCGGGAGAACACCAACACGACGGTGGTCGGCGTCACGCCCTCGTACCTGCCTGTGCGGGCGTACGAACTGGCGGACGGCCGGTCGATCTCGGACGCAGACGTCGCGCGGCGGTCGCAGGTGGCGGTGCTGGCGTCGGAGACGGCGGAGGAGCTGTTCGGACTGCGGCACCCGGTGGGTCACACGATCAAGATCGGAGGGCGGCCGTTCGAGGTCATCGGCCTGCTAGAGCCCAAGGGCGGGACGGGTTTCGGCAACCAGGACGACCGCATTCTTGTGCCGGTGTCGACGGCGTACTACCGGCTGGGGGCGCAGCGCACGGCAGGCGGCGAGATCACCGTGCAGAACATCAACGTCCAGATTGCGAGCGAGGACGTGAGCGACGCGGCGACGGAGCAGATCAGCAACATCCTGCGCCTGCGCCACCGCATCACGGACGAGGACGATTTCACGGTCACCAGCCAGGTGGAGACCATCGAGACGCTGGAGGAGACCACGCAGACCTTCGTCATCTTCCTAGGCGCGATTGCGAGCATTGCGCTGCTGGTGGGCGGCATCGGCATCATGAACATCATGCTGGTGTCAGTGACGGAGCGAACGCGGGAGATCGGCATTCGGAAGGCGATGGGGGCGAAGCGGCGCGACATCCTCTCGCAGTTCCTGGTGGAGGCGGTGCTGCTGAGCCTGACGGGCGGCATCATCGGCGTGGCGCTGGGGTATGGGTTCACGTACTTCTTCGACGACGTGGAGCTTGGCGGGCAGGCGCTGAACATGGTTTTCAGCGGCGACATTGCGATTATTGCGACTGCGGTGTCGGGGGCCATCGGGCTGTTCTTCGGCATCTACCCGGCGATGCAGGCGGCGCGGCTGCACCCCATCGAGGCGCTGCGGCACGAGTAG
- a CDS encoding FmdB family transcriptional regulator: MPLYDYLCRSCNHKFELRQGFDADTMTDCPQCGQLADRQISLVPVIFKGSGWYVNDYGKKKSTLGNGDAPSSDDGPSTSDGDGHGHSHDHGHSHSHGGHSHDHGAPAAASSESSGSDG; this comes from the coding sequence GTGCCCCTTTACGACTACTTGTGCCGAAGCTGCAATCATAAGTTTGAGCTCAGGCAGGGATTCGACGCTGACACAATGACGGACTGCCCTCAGTGCGGGCAGTTGGCAGACCGTCAGATCAGCTTGGTGCCCGTCATCTTCAAGGGTAGCGGCTGGTACGTGAACGACTACGGCAAGAAGAAGAGCACCCTCGGCAACGGCGACGCGCCGTCCTCTGACGACGGCCCTTCCACCAGCGATGGCGACGGCCACGGCCACTCCCACGACCACGGCCATTCCCACAGCCACGGCGGGCACTCCCACGATCACGGCGCCCCTGCAGCCGCCTCGTCCGAGTCTTCCGGCTCGGACGGCTAA
- a CDS encoding HlyD family efflux transporter periplasmic adaptor subunit — translation MLGLVSRLNRMSTGQVVAIWLVVAVILGIAAVVFIQSRGDEEAGAEAALEEGQQLVQVRRGDLVNQITSSGSVVFPNRQELTFGTTGTIGEILVAEGDNVALGQELARYDDATVTNLQRDVAQAEFDLQRSKDTLEELSEPPSELDIVEAEAAIAKAELAVQNAEEALVEVEDPVTQEEIDDALADVTSAEESLAEAQDNLQDVIDDHADRVQAAVESLDTAKEGYQGAVTNFLGQTLTAGEYLLTPEEFFASYDIDLVTFFSDDQLEDAVTSVLPLAPGPLSELDDPETPWDEFTVYRWIALYPGAVYGNCENINTAPRDVCVLQEMERAWDPVDKAQSTLETAESNAETAASNAEDAIEREEDALKKAEEALEEVYVTSDDLEVQVKVHDVAVAKARLDDANAKLEELHETADETTVALREAQIEANEATLIAALARLDEVVITAPFAGEVSAVFAEAGNTVNANNFGSAVLEIVDTSVAEVDARLDEIDVLNVQVGAEVIVELDGLPGAGLPGVVREISTTGENQQGVVTYPIQITMRTPPLLQLREGLSATATIVLQQELDVLLIPASSIAGTIAQPTVLVDVGGEVAERAVTLGTSDGFWVVVTDGINEGESIVSTGGGADAPNFATIRTPQLGGLGGLGGAGLGQGGAGNLTPEQRRAIRDQIRAQGGAGAGAGGQRGQGAGQ, via the coding sequence ATGTTGGGACTGGTCTCCCGTCTGAACCGCATGAGCACCGGCCAGGTGGTGGCAATTTGGCTGGTGGTGGCAGTCATTCTCGGCATTGCCGCCGTTGTCTTCATCCAGAGCAGGGGGGATGAGGAAGCAGGGGCGGAAGCTGCTTTGGAGGAGGGCCAGCAACTTGTACAGGTGCGCCGTGGAGATCTGGTCAACCAGATCACGAGCAGCGGGAGCGTGGTCTTCCCCAACCGACAGGAGCTTACCTTCGGGACGACGGGCACGATTGGCGAGATCCTGGTTGCGGAGGGCGACAACGTTGCCTTAGGGCAGGAACTGGCGCGCTATGACGACGCGACGGTGACGAACCTGCAGCGGGACGTCGCGCAGGCGGAGTTCGACCTGCAGAGGTCCAAGGATACGCTGGAGGAGCTGAGCGAGCCGCCCTCGGAGCTGGACATTGTCGAGGCGGAAGCGGCCATCGCCAAGGCGGAGCTGGCGGTGCAGAACGCGGAAGAGGCGCTGGTGGAGGTAGAGGACCCCGTTACGCAGGAAGAGATTGATGACGCGCTGGCCGATGTCACCTCCGCCGAGGAATCGCTGGCCGAGGCGCAGGACAACCTGCAAGACGTCATCGACGACCACGCGGACAGGGTGCAGGCGGCGGTCGAGTCCCTCGACACGGCCAAGGAGGGGTACCAGGGAGCTGTCACGAATTTCCTGGGGCAGACGCTGACGGCGGGTGAGTACCTGCTCACTCCCGAGGAGTTCTTCGCTTCCTACGACATTGACCTTGTCACCTTCTTCTCGGACGACCAGTTGGAGGACGCCGTGACGTCGGTGCTGCCGCTGGCGCCGGGGCCGCTGTCGGAGCTGGACGACCCGGAGACGCCGTGGGACGAGTTCACGGTCTACCGGTGGATTGCGCTGTATCCGGGCGCGGTCTACGGCAACTGCGAGAACATCAACACAGCCCCGCGGGACGTCTGTGTGCTCCAGGAGATGGAAAGGGCGTGGGACCCTGTGGACAAGGCACAATCGACCCTGGAGACGGCGGAGAGCAACGCGGAGACAGCGGCGTCCAATGCTGAGGATGCCATCGAGCGGGAGGAGGATGCCCTCAAGAAGGCGGAGGAGGCGCTGGAGGAGGTCTACGTGACGTCCGACGACCTTGAGGTGCAGGTGAAGGTCCATGACGTTGCGGTGGCGAAGGCGCGGCTGGACGACGCCAACGCCAAGCTGGAGGAACTGCACGAGACGGCGGACGAAACCACGGTCGCGCTGCGGGAGGCGCAAATCGAGGCGAACGAGGCAACGTTAATCGCGGCGTTGGCGCGGCTCGACGAGGTCGTCATTACGGCGCCGTTTGCGGGCGAGGTGAGCGCGGTGTTCGCAGAGGCGGGGAACACGGTCAACGCGAACAACTTCGGCAGCGCGGTGCTGGAGATTGTGGACACGTCGGTGGCGGAGGTGGACGCGCGGCTGGACGAGATCGACGTGCTGAACGTGCAGGTGGGCGCGGAGGTTATCGTGGAGCTGGACGGACTGCCGGGCGCGGGGCTACCCGGCGTGGTGCGGGAGATTTCCACCACGGGCGAGAACCAACAGGGCGTTGTGACGTATCCCATCCAGATAACCATGCGGACGCCTCCGCTGCTCCAACTGCGCGAGGGCCTCAGCGCGACGGCGACCATCGTACTGCAGCAGGAGCTTGACGTGCTGCTCATTCCCGCATCGTCGATCGCGGGCACGATAGCGCAGCCGACGGTGCTTGTGGACGTCGGCGGCGAGGTGGCAGAGCGAGCCGTGACGCTAGGAACATCGGACGGCTTCTGGGTCGTCGTGACCGACGGGATTAACGAGGGCGAGAGCATCGTCTCGACGGGCGGCGGGGCCGACGCGCCGAACTTCGCAACCATCCGGACGCCGCAGCTTGGCGGGCTCGGCGGCCTGGGCGGCGCGGGATTGGGGCAGGGAGGAGCCGGGAACCTCACACCGGAACAGCGGCGAGCGATCCGGGACCAGATACGGGCGCAGGGCGGAGCCGGCGCAGGGGCAGGCGGTCAGCGCGGCCAGGGCGCGGGGCAGTAG
- the dtd gene encoding D-aminoacyl-tRNA deacylase — MRALLQRVSSASLTVDGQFTGSIGVGFVVLLGITEGDTLDDARYLVEKTVNMRVFPDDEGRFNRSLADVGGSLMVVSQFTLYADTRKGRRPSFIRAAHPDVAEPLYQQSVALFREACPEVVSGVFGGYMQVEIHNDGPVTIMLDSADLHVPRRGA, encoded by the coding sequence ATGCGGGCCCTGCTCCAGCGGGTGTCCTCAGCCTCCCTCACCGTCGACGGCCAGTTCACGGGCAGCATTGGCGTTGGCTTCGTCGTGCTCCTCGGCATCACCGAAGGCGACACCCTCGACGACGCCCGCTACCTCGTCGAGAAGACCGTCAACATGCGCGTCTTCCCCGACGACGAGGGCCGCTTCAACCGCTCCCTCGCGGACGTCGGCGGCAGCCTCATGGTGGTAAGCCAGTTCACCCTCTACGCCGACACCCGCAAGGGCCGCCGCCCCAGCTTCATCCGCGCCGCCCACCCCGACGTCGCGGAACCCCTCTACCAGCAGTCCGTCGCCCTCTTCCGGGAAGCATGCCCGGAGGTAGTCTCAGGCGTCTTCGGCGGCTACATGCAAGTGGAAATCCACAACGACGGCCCAGTCACCATCATGCTCGACAGCGCTGACCTCCACGTGCCCCGGCGGGGCGCCTGA
- a CDS encoding type II toxin-antitoxin system HicA family toxin gives MPKVRDAIRRVRDDGWIHDRTNGSHRIYVHPEKPSIVVIAGHPGEEMQMSMWQQIMKQAGLR, from the coding sequence ATGCCGAAAGTCAGAGACGCCATACGGCGTGTACGCGATGACGGCTGGATACACGATAGGACTAACGGCAGCCATCGTATTTACGTCCATCCGGAAAAGCCTAGCATCGTTGTCATTGCAGGTCACCCCGGCGAGGAGATGCAAATGTCTATGTGGCAGCAGATAATGAAGCAGGCTGGACTGCGGTAA
- a CDS encoding type II toxin-antitoxin system HicB family antitoxin yields the protein MGYAVLISKGPTSYSAWTPDLQGCFAVAKTREEVYKLICEGIEIYIDELQKRGDPVPEPESYELVMSVPSASLPKRGKRLAAASTS from the coding sequence ATGGGCTACGCAGTGTTGATCAGCAAGGGACCCACGAGCTACAGCGCTTGGACGCCGGACCTGCAAGGGTGCTTCGCCGTGGCTAAGACACGGGAAGAGGTCTATAAGCTCATCTGCGAGGGAATTGAGATCTACATTGACGAGCTGCAGAAGCGGGGAGATCCCGTACCTGAGCCGGAATCCTACGAACTAGTGATGTCCGTCCCCAGCGCGTCGCTGCCCAAGCGCGGCAAGCGCCTCGCGGCGGCGTCCACTTCCTGA